A DNA window from Hydractinia symbiolongicarpus strain clone_291-10 chromosome 6, HSymV2.1, whole genome shotgun sequence contains the following coding sequences:
- the LOC130647991 gene encoding protein adenylyltransferase fic-1-like has protein sequence MEKLKRQHWMADEDEYQNVLRKTATLAELPQRRKNHAYVEEFLKGWEALFAYGTYTSEGEVDSNFSASETWNLMQDSEDAHLDGKTKNFKKQMINFMRALKWMQCCGRLTPDKIQAIHEIMMRGEKHGKPVLTGKYRTTKAGVHEFAPVSAIPRLVTDALDRYYSTETDDPIWNAVRLFIDLINIHPFEDGNGRLCRLVISHVLVESGMSLFPVFLSSFHKRGRRHYIQAVKRFEERPSLLYTMVCRSLVKVWENFEQNLALLEKSKFH, from the coding sequence atggaaaaattaaaaaggcaGCATTGGATGGCAGACGAAGACGAGTACCAGAATGTTTTGAGAAAGACTGCGACGCTAGCCGAACTCCCGCAAAGGCGGAAAAACCACGCATACgtagaggaatttctaaaagggTGGGAAGCCCTGTTTGCGTACGGAACCTACACATCGGAAGGAGAGGTGGACTCCAACTTTTCAGCATCTGAGACTTGGAACCTGATGCAAGATTCTGAAGACGCACATCTTGACGGCAAGacgaaaaatttcaaaaagcagATGATAAACTTTATGCGCGCTCTAAAATGGATGCAGTGCTGCGGACGTCTCACGCCTGACAAAATCCAAGCTATCCATGAGATCATGATGCGCGGGGAAAAACACGGCAAACCCGTGCTGACAGGGAAATACAGGACGACTAAGGCTGGTGTTCACGAATTTGCCCCTGTTTCTGCAATCCCAAGGTTAGTGACAGACGCCCTGGATCGATACTACTCTACAGAGACTGACGATCCGATATGGAACGCGGTGAGGTTGTTTATAGACTTGATTAATATCCATCCATTCGAAGATGGGAACGGGAGGTTGTGTAGGCTCGTTATTTCCCACGTACTTGTGGAGAGTGGAATGAGCCTCTTTCCAGTTTTTCTTAGCTCGTTCCACAAACGCGGCAGGCGCCATTACATTCAGGCTGTTAAAAGGTTTGAAGAGAGACCATCGCTACTCTACACGATGGTCTGTAGGTCTTTGGTGAAGGTATGGGAGAATTTTGAGCAAAACTTAGCTCTATTAGAAAAGTCGAAATTTCACTGA